The following proteins are co-located in the Terriglobia bacterium genome:
- a CDS encoding helix-turn-helix domain-containing protein, with amino-acid sequence MAATVIRKIHDQLEGRTVKEQLESLVAEMIEKRIYLGEAVSEFEKKFIQSALSKTRGNQTKAAAVLGVHRNTLNRKISQHKLNGHR; translated from the coding sequence GTGGCGGCAACAGTAATCCGAAAAATCCACGACCAACTCGAAGGAAGAACCGTGAAAGAGCAGTTGGAGTCCCTCGTTGCCGAAATGATCGAAAAACGCATTTATCTGGGCGAAGCTGTCAGCGAATTCGAGAAGAAGTTTATTCAGAGCGCGCTCAGTAAGACCCGCGGAAATCAGACCAAGGCCGCAGCAGTGCTCGGAGTCCATCGCAATACACTGAACCGCAAGATCAGCCAGCACAAGTTGAACGGACACCGATAG
- a CDS encoding CvpA family protein, with protein MLILRFSLLDFVILAILVYSTAVAWLKGFIREVFGLITIFAGVLLASWFYQDAAGLFKGVVRTENLALFFGFSVIFLVILIAGFVVIWLATKFMKFAKVDWADRLLGAAFGFIRGWLIGVVILMALTAFEVQTETVKNSGLAPYFLPGSRVIAIVTPFEMKAKFLVGYQALERWWRQQ; from the coding sequence ATGCTGATTCTCAGATTCTCTTTGCTGGATTTCGTCATCCTCGCCATCCTTGTCTACTCCACTGCCGTCGCCTGGCTCAAAGGCTTTATTCGTGAAGTTTTCGGCTTGATTACGATCTTCGCAGGGGTGCTGCTTGCGTCGTGGTTTTATCAGGACGCGGCGGGCTTGTTTAAAGGTGTTGTCAGAACAGAAAACCTTGCTCTATTCTTTGGCTTCTCCGTTATATTCCTGGTGATCCTGATCGCCGGATTCGTGGTGATCTGGCTTGCCACGAAATTTATGAAGTTCGCGAAGGTCGACTGGGCCGACAGATTGCTCGGTGCGGCATTCGGCTTTATTCGCGGATGGTTGATCGGGGTCGTGATCCTCATGGCGTTGACGGCCTTCGAGGTTCAGACGGAGACAGTGAAGAACTCGGGGCTGGCACCGTATTTCCTGCCCGGGTCGAGAGTCATTGCCATCGTGACTCCCTTTGAAATGAAAGCGAAGTTTCTTGTCGGCTACCAAGCGCTGGAGCGCTGGTGGCGGCAACAGTAA
- a CDS encoding phosphoribosylaminoimidazolesuccinocarboxamide synthase, which yields MTAIVQTNLTGVTLHGRGKVRDIYDLGEHFLIVATDRLSAFDVVLPTPIPDKGKVLTQMSAFWFDHFKNVVPNHVVSTEVSDYPKNLHQFRDQIEGRSMLVKKAKVFPVECVARGFLTGSGLKDYNKTGQVCGIPLPPGLRDSDRLPQAIFTPSTKAEKGHDENISEEQAGRIIGPENIQSLKELTLMLYTRGVDYAATRGIIICDTKFEFGTIDGKISVIDEMLTPDSSRFWPADKYSPGKPQPSFDKQFVRDYLEKIGWNKQPPAPELPEDIVKATSAKYVEALRVLTGHDLK from the coding sequence ATGACGGCAATTGTTCAAACGAATCTAACTGGTGTAACGCTCCATGGCCGCGGCAAGGTTCGGGATATTTATGATCTGGGCGAGCACTTTCTGATCGTCGCGACCGACAGGCTTTCGGCTTTCGATGTGGTGCTGCCAACCCCGATTCCGGACAAAGGGAAAGTGCTGACACAAATGTCGGCGTTCTGGTTCGATCATTTCAAAAATGTTGTTCCCAATCATGTCGTTTCGACTGAGGTGAGCGACTATCCGAAAAATCTTCACCAGTTCCGCGATCAGATCGAAGGGCGCTCGATGCTGGTGAAGAAGGCCAAAGTCTTTCCGGTGGAGTGCGTGGCGCGCGGCTTTCTCACCGGTTCCGGCCTGAAGGATTACAACAAGACCGGGCAGGTATGCGGAATTCCGCTGCCGCCGGGATTGCGGGATTCGGATCGTCTGCCGCAGGCGATCTTCACGCCGTCGACGAAAGCCGAAAAAGGCCACGACGAGAACATTTCCGAAGAGCAGGCCGGCAGGATCATCGGGCCGGAAAACATCCAGAGCCTCAAGGAGCTCACGCTCATGCTTTACACTCGCGGCGTGGATTATGCGGCGACGCGCGGTATCATCATTTGCGACACCAAGTTTGAATTCGGAACCATCGACGGAAAGATATCGGTTATCGATGAAATGCTCACTCCGGACTCGTCAAGATTCTGGCCTGCGGACAAATATTCACCTGGAAAGCCGCAGCCGTCGTTCGACAAGCAATTTGTGCGCGACTATCTCGAGAAGATCGGTTGGAATAAACAGCCGCCGGCCCCGGAATTGCCGGAGGATATCGTCAAGGCCACCAGCGCGAAATACGTCGAAGCGCTGCGTGTTTTGACGGGCCACGACCTTAAATAA
- the smc gene encoding chromosome segregation protein SMC translates to MLKLRRIEILGFKSFSDRGEITVNEAGVTAIVGPNGCGKSNVSDAIAWVLGEQSAKSLRGEKMEDVIFNGTRNRKPMGMAEVTITLSQIGNGNGNGNGNGHGNGNGNGSGNGNGHDVEHAAPPAAPVAGPRDVTVQRRLYRSGESMYLIDGKICRLRDIQDIFLGTGLGPNSYAIIEQGRVGQLLSSKPTDRRGLIEEAAGITKFKAKRKLAESRLEAARLNLSRVNDILAEVDRQRNSLKRQAGKARRYIELRNRMRDVLSAVYSTRAEMLVDQQEKIEISLALMTNEGKHLEQEIERLNALVHQRRFDVGESEHKLEGMRDRRSEIELEHEKTVQRIERLHDQIKALEDRKVALAADQARALEELEKNGAEREARTVQLAAIDDEKIAVEANVAKAGAAVSDCVARRNEEERTIERLRQQQFEMVGREARLRNEVASRRDTIARISGQIDRLQKEEAEAREQEALFEAQLAAAREEYAVQQAGFSQLKTQLQLAEESFSKNKQDHAGAVKAAAEARAHEESIRHRLKTIGDLAVQRAYSTESVQQFFNAVRGLEWAPLGILADFVEVEPDFEALVEDFLRWKLQYVVVQDRTQAERAIDIVKTVSKGRLDCLVLNGHTTPAPPAVIEGARPLAEVVRFDDRVRHFSDYVRDAYIVDTADRAWELAAQYPQLEFVARTGEMVRGHVISWGEHEDHGPLSLKREIRELDAQLDTAQRQTTVWQDESIRLEDLVRESEALKGRLAVELQEAEKTMLNTDHRVRSLSGDVQRAAQRLRVAVAEIERLTAERAEVEKAAVDAELALTEVATQKRAVEEEIQLRSRLSEELRIETDELKRGLAGLQSQLAVLQERRSTVAREITALTQQAEQLNRRSTEAAAQIQQAQEQQIQTEVTIESLEVARAGLVEEGGELDAAITVTTSALEELRRELHEAEAKWDETRALLDSWKDRHNALEIEKTQVESDLKHLAESCVHELNETIEAVCLKYFEALPPTELEVREKEYHELRDKMDSMGAVNMMAVEEYQEAEERFAFLSTQRQDLLDSIRDTTQAIEEIDAVCRRQFKEAFEAINAGFKEAFVTLFGGGMGELRLLEGAGETDAGVEIVASPPGKKLQNVLLLSGGEKALTALALLIALFRYKPSPFCVLDEVDAPLDEANVDRFAQMVRDMSSTTQFIVITHSKRTMETASQLYGVTMEEPGISKIVSVRLN, encoded by the coding sequence ATGCTGAAATTACGGCGCATTGAAATTCTAGGTTTTAAGTCGTTCTCCGACCGGGGGGAAATCACCGTTAACGAAGCGGGGGTTACCGCCATTGTGGGTCCGAACGGGTGCGGCAAAAGTAACGTGTCCGACGCCATTGCATGGGTTCTCGGCGAGCAGAGCGCTAAATCCCTGCGTGGCGAGAAGATGGAAGATGTCATCTTCAACGGCACCCGGAACCGGAAGCCGATGGGCATGGCGGAAGTGACGATCACGCTGAGCCAGATCGGCAATGGGAACGGCAACGGAAATGGCAATGGCCATGGCAACGGGAATGGCAACGGAAGCGGCAATGGCAACGGCCATGACGTGGAGCACGCCGCGCCGCCGGCCGCTCCTGTAGCCGGGCCGCGCGACGTAACGGTTCAGCGCCGTCTCTACCGTTCCGGTGAGAGCATGTACCTGATCGACGGCAAGATATGCCGGTTGCGCGATATTCAGGACATCTTTCTGGGTACCGGCCTCGGCCCCAACAGCTATGCGATTATCGAGCAGGGCCGCGTCGGCCAGTTGCTCAGCTCCAAACCGACGGATCGCCGCGGGCTCATCGAAGAGGCGGCCGGCATCACCAAATTCAAGGCCAAGCGGAAACTTGCGGAATCGCGCCTGGAAGCGGCAAGGCTGAACCTTTCCCGTGTGAACGACATCCTGGCAGAGGTCGACCGGCAGCGGAATTCACTGAAACGACAGGCGGGCAAAGCCCGCCGCTACATCGAGCTGCGGAACCGCATGCGGGACGTCCTGTCCGCCGTCTATTCGACGCGCGCCGAGATGCTGGTCGATCAGCAGGAGAAGATCGAGATCTCGCTCGCGCTGATGACCAATGAAGGCAAACACCTCGAACAGGAAATCGAGCGGCTCAACGCGCTCGTTCACCAGCGCCGCTTTGATGTGGGCGAATCGGAACACAAACTCGAAGGGATGCGCGACCGCCGTTCCGAGATCGAGCTCGAACACGAAAAGACGGTCCAGCGCATCGAACGGCTCCACGACCAGATCAAGGCGCTCGAAGATCGCAAGGTCGCTCTTGCCGCCGACCAGGCCCGCGCGCTCGAAGAACTCGAGAAAAACGGCGCTGAGCGTGAGGCCCGGACGGTCCAGCTCGCGGCGATCGATGACGAAAAAATTGCGGTCGAAGCAAATGTCGCGAAAGCCGGAGCCGCGGTTTCGGATTGTGTGGCCCGGCGCAATGAGGAAGAACGCACGATTGAAAGGCTGCGCCAGCAGCAGTTCGAAATGGTAGGCAGGGAAGCACGGCTGCGCAACGAAGTTGCCAGCAGGCGGGACACGATCGCCCGCATCTCCGGCCAGATCGACAGGCTTCAGAAAGAAGAAGCCGAGGCCCGCGAGCAGGAAGCTCTTTTCGAAGCGCAGTTGGCTGCCGCGCGTGAAGAATATGCCGTCCAGCAGGCTGGATTCAGTCAGCTGAAGACGCAGCTCCAGCTCGCCGAGGAGTCGTTTTCGAAGAACAAACAGGATCATGCGGGCGCCGTAAAGGCAGCCGCTGAAGCCCGGGCGCACGAAGAGAGCATTCGCCATCGTCTTAAAACGATCGGCGACCTTGCCGTGCAGCGCGCCTACAGTACTGAATCCGTGCAGCAGTTTTTCAATGCGGTGCGCGGATTGGAATGGGCGCCGCTCGGAATCCTGGCGGATTTCGTCGAAGTCGAGCCGGACTTCGAAGCGCTGGTCGAAGACTTCCTGCGCTGGAAACTCCAATACGTGGTCGTTCAGGACAGGACGCAGGCCGAGCGGGCGATCGACATTGTCAAGACGGTGAGCAAAGGCCGCCTGGATTGTCTCGTTCTCAACGGGCACACTACGCCGGCGCCGCCGGCTGTTATCGAGGGAGCGCGGCCGCTTGCGGAAGTCGTTCGTTTCGATGACCGTGTCCGTCACTTCAGCGACTACGTGCGCGATGCCTATATCGTCGACACGGCGGATCGCGCATGGGAACTTGCCGCGCAATATCCGCAGCTGGAGTTTGTCGCGCGAACCGGTGAAATGGTGCGCGGTCATGTCATCAGCTGGGGCGAGCATGAGGATCACGGACCGCTGTCGCTGAAACGTGAGATTCGCGAACTCGACGCGCAATTGGATACGGCGCAGCGCCAGACCACTGTCTGGCAGGATGAATCCATCCGCCTGGAGGATCTGGTCCGTGAAAGCGAGGCGTTGAAGGGACGCCTGGCTGTCGAACTTCAGGAAGCGGAAAAGACGATGCTGAACACCGACCATCGGGTCCGTTCGCTTTCCGGTGATGTGCAGCGCGCGGCGCAACGCTTGCGGGTGGCGGTCGCAGAGATCGAGCGGCTGACGGCGGAGCGGGCCGAGGTGGAAAAGGCAGCGGTCGATGCGGAATTGGCTTTGACTGAAGTCGCGACTCAGAAACGCGCGGTCGAGGAAGAAATTCAGCTCCGCAGCCGCCTTAGCGAAGAGCTTCGCATCGAAACGGATGAGCTGAAGCGCGGCCTCGCCGGGCTTCAGTCGCAGCTCGCCGTACTGCAGGAGCGCCGCTCCACCGTGGCGCGTGAAATCACAGCCCTGACGCAGCAGGCGGAGCAACTCAACCGCCGCTCGACCGAGGCCGCCGCCCAGATTCAACAGGCGCAGGAACAGCAGATCCAGACCGAGGTCACCATCGAGTCGCTCGAAGTGGCGCGCGCCGGCCTCGTCGAGGAAGGCGGTGAGCTGGATGCGGCGATCACGGTCACCACCAGCGCGCTCGAGGAGCTACGCAGGGAACTGCACGAGGCGGAAGCGAAATGGGACGAAACCCGGGCCCTGCTCGATTCCTGGAAAGACCGGCATAACGCGCTGGAGATCGAAAAGACCCAGGTCGAATCCGATCTGAAGCACCTGGCGGAATCGTGCGTTCACGAACTGAATGAAACCATCGAAGCGGTCTGCCTGAAATACTTCGAAGCGTTGCCGCCGACGGAACTCGAGGTCCGCGAGAAGGAATATCATGAGCTTCGCGACAAGATGGATTCCATGGGCGCCGTGAACATGATGGCGGTCGAGGAATATCAGGAGGCTGAAGAGCGGTTTGCGTTCCTCAGCACGCAGCGCCAGGATCTGCTCGATTCAATCCGCGACACGACCCAGGCCATCGAAGAAATCGACGCGGTCTGCCGCCGGCAATTCAAAGAAGCGTTCGAAGCCATCAACGCCGGATTCAAGGAGGCGTTTGTCACCCTCTTCGGCGGCGGAATGGGCGAACTCCGCCTGCTCGAAGGCGCCGGAGAAACGGATGCGGGCGTGGAAATCGTCGCGTCGCCTCCGGGCAAAAAACTTCAGAACGTGCTTTTGCTGTCCGGCGGAGAAAAAGCGCTGACCGCCCTCGCTCTGCTGATTGCGCTGTTCCGTTACAAGCCGAGTCCGTTCTGCGTGCTCGACGAAGTCGATGCGCCGCTGGATGAGGCCAATGTGGACCGCTTTGCGCAAATGGTGCGCGACATGAGCTCGACGACGCAATTCATCGTCATCACCCACAGCAAGCGTACAATGGAAACCGCATCGCAGCTTTATGGCGTTACGATGGAAGAGCCCGGAATATCAAAAATAGTCTCCGTGAGATTGAACTAA
- a CDS encoding Rrf2 family transcriptional regulator, translating into MSARDEYACSAVLELALNYDSEAPVRVQDIAQRQAIPMKFLFQIMQILKRVEIVRSRRGTEGGFTLTRAPSQITLGDVVRAMSGPFVQLSSLDNGKDSQFKLIWDDVDRAIGGVLNNITFEELVRRERSNQRRLMYHI; encoded by the coding sequence GTGTCCGCCAGAGACGAATATGCGTGTTCGGCCGTGCTGGAACTGGCGCTGAATTATGACAGTGAAGCTCCCGTACGCGTGCAGGATATCGCGCAAAGGCAGGCAATACCGATGAAATTCCTGTTTCAAATCATGCAGATCCTGAAACGGGTGGAGATCGTCCGGAGCCGCCGCGGCACTGAAGGTGGGTTCACCCTCACGCGAGCGCCCTCGCAGATCACCCTCGGCGATGTCGTCCGCGCCATGAGCGGCCCTTTCGTCCAGCTTTCGTCTCTCGACAACGGAAAAGACTCGCAGTTCAAACTGATCTGGGACGACGTGGATCGCGCGATCGGCGGCGTTCTGAACAACATCACATTCGAAGAACTCGTCCGCCGCGAGCGCAGCAACCAGCGCCGGTTGATGTACCACATCTAA
- the dinB gene encoding DNA polymerase IV, protein MRSILHVDMDAFYASVEQLDHPEYKSKPVIVGADPKDGQGRGVVAACSYEARKFGVRSALPISRAWKLCPDGVYVRPRMKRYVEVSGQVMEVFRHFTDLVEPLSIDEAFLDITGSVALLGAPVQIARSIKAEIREKTGLTASVGLAPNKFLAKIASDIQKPNGFVVVEESQIQPFLRDLPISRLWGVGPKTEVRLHELGFRTIGDIAAADRESVVRRLGSLGEHLYQLSRGNDDRPVVPDWEPKSISSETTFEEDTDDRQLLLGTILELSDHVAERLRKDNYRARKVTLKLRYSSFTTHTKQQSLEQRVQTGEAIAAIARGLFSKFPLKQKIRLIGVAAGDLRRDGEDPHQLTLFAEATAQKEKEKLSHTVDEIKQKFGEGALRRGSQML, encoded by the coding sequence ATGCGGTCGATCCTGCACGTCGACATGGATGCGTTCTACGCCTCTGTTGAACAGCTCGACCATCCTGAATACAAATCGAAGCCTGTCATTGTCGGCGCCGATCCGAAAGACGGACAAGGCCGGGGCGTGGTTGCGGCGTGTTCCTACGAGGCGAGAAAATTCGGAGTTCGCTCCGCTCTCCCGATCAGCCGCGCGTGGAAACTCTGTCCGGACGGCGTGTACGTCCGGCCGCGGATGAAGCGGTACGTGGAAGTGTCCGGACAGGTCATGGAAGTCTTCCGCCATTTCACAGATCTCGTCGAACCGCTCAGCATCGACGAAGCCTTCCTTGATATCACCGGTTCTGTGGCCCTCCTGGGCGCTCCTGTTCAGATCGCCCGATCGATCAAAGCCGAAATCCGCGAGAAGACCGGTCTGACCGCATCCGTCGGCCTCGCGCCCAACAAGTTTCTTGCCAAGATCGCTTCCGACATTCAAAAACCGAACGGCTTCGTGGTGGTCGAAGAAAGCCAGATCCAGCCCTTCCTCCGCGATCTGCCGATCTCCAGACTCTGGGGCGTCGGACCGAAAACCGAGGTGCGCCTGCACGAACTGGGGTTCCGGACGATCGGCGACATTGCCGCAGCGGACCGGGAATCCGTTGTCCGCCGGCTGGGCAGCCTTGGTGAACATCTCTATCAGCTGTCTCGCGGCAATGACGACCGGCCGGTCGTGCCGGACTGGGAACCCAAGTCGATTTCGAGCGAAACCACGTTCGAAGAGGATACCGATGACCGGCAGCTCCTGCTCGGTACCATCCTCGAACTCTCCGATCACGTCGCCGAACGCCTTCGCAAAGACAATTACCGCGCGAGGAAAGTAACGCTTAAGCTCCGCTACTCCAGCTTTACGACACACACGAAACAACAGTCGCTCGAACAACGCGTTCAAACCGGCGAGGCCATCGCCGCCATCGCTCGCGGCCTGTTCTCGAAATTTCCGTTGAAGCAGAAGATCCGATTGATCGGCGTCGCCGCCGGCGACCTGCGCCGGGACGGCGAAGACCCGCACCAGTTGACGCTTTTTGCCGAAGCCACGGCCCAGAAGGAGAAGGAGAAACTCAGCCACACCGTCGACGAGATCAAACAGAAATTCGGTGAGGGGGCTTTGCGCCGCGGCTCGCAGATGCTGTAG
- a CDS encoding peptidylprolyl isomerase: protein MNLLLLAALLLAPPQEDLKQLQAVFDTSAGTFIMEFYPDQAPSHVKQFIQLARDGFYNGTTFHSMVAHGIVQGGDPETRDPQARAKYGTGGFNRGLKPEISNLPFTQGTVAATLLPGKPDSAGSEFLIIVADQPQFTGQFTAFGHIVEGMEVVDKISTSPVDEKQIARERIEVKSITIRPRPAPVPPPFTQETVEELSRFRVVMETSKGNIVMEMFPDKAPNHVRHFLQLVSSGAYDKTAFHRIAPGFVIQAGDLNTRSEPVPQAAQKYVVKIKAELNDVKHTAGIVSMARGDEIDSALTSFFIVLADQPPLAGVYTVFGKVVEGMDVVEKIAAVPQENERPKERVDIYAMKVERRK, encoded by the coding sequence ATGAATCTGTTGCTATTAGCCGCATTGCTCCTCGCACCTCCACAGGAGGATCTCAAACAACTCCAGGCCGTGTTCGACACCTCGGCCGGAACATTCATCATGGAGTTCTACCCGGATCAGGCCCCGTCACACGTCAAGCAATTCATTCAGCTTGCACGCGACGGCTTCTACAACGGCACGACGTTCCACAGCATGGTGGCGCATGGCATTGTTCAAGGCGGCGATCCCGAAACCAGGGATCCGCAGGCGCGCGCGAAATACGGCACCGGCGGCTTCAATCGCGGACTGAAACCCGAAATCAGCAACCTTCCATTCACTCAGGGCACCGTCGCGGCCACGCTGCTTCCGGGCAAGCCGGACAGCGCGGGATCCGAGTTCCTGATCATCGTCGCGGACCAGCCTCAGTTCACCGGCCAATTCACTGCCTTTGGCCACATTGTCGAGGGCATGGAAGTCGTGGATAAGATTTCCACCAGCCCGGTCGACGAAAAGCAGATCGCCAGGGAGCGCATCGAAGTCAAAAGCATCACGATTCGCCCGCGGCCGGCGCCCGTTCCGCCGCCGTTCACTCAGGAAACAGTAGAGGAGCTTTCCCGGTTCCGCGTCGTCATGGAGACATCGAAAGGCAATATCGTGATGGAAATGTTCCCGGATAAAGCGCCGAATCACGTGCGCCATTTCCTGCAGCTCGTATCATCGGGTGCTTACGACAAGACGGCATTCCACCGCATTGCGCCCGGCTTCGTCATTCAGGCGGGCGATCTCAACACCCGCAGCGAGCCGGTACCTCAGGCGGCCCAGAAGTATGTCGTGAAGATCAAGGCGGAGCTCAACGATGTGAAGCACACCGCCGGCATCGTCTCGATGGCGCGAGGCGACGAGATTGACAGCGCTCTCACTTCCTTCTTTATCGTTCTCGCCGACCAGCCTCCGCTGGCTGGCGTCTATACCGTCTTTGGAAAAGTCGTGGAAGGCATGGACGTGGTGGAAAAGATCGCGGCCGTTCCCCAGGAAAACGAACGCCCGAAGGAACGCGTCGATATTTACGCCATGAAGGTGGAACGTAGGAAGTAG
- a CDS encoding HAD family hydrolase, translated as MKLLLFDIDQTLVNTGGAGLRALDRACQQLIQLERAMDGISPHGKTDPAIVREIFRVRLKNISPSQREIETILEAYLSFLKDEVRLSPAYRVLPGIISLLDHLVAHDGAAMGLATGNIEMGGRVKLERGGLNRYFDFGGYGSDAEDRSELVRKGAARAAHKIGRTFLADDTFVIGDTPLDIEAGKRAGFKTVGVATGSYSVAQLLEAGATFAVSDLEKDRDYFLRSTFMA; from the coding sequence GTGAAGCTACTCCTCTTCGACATTGATCAGACCCTGGTGAACACGGGCGGCGCGGGATTGCGCGCGTTGGACCGTGCTTGTCAGCAACTTATCCAACTCGAACGTGCCATGGACGGAATCAGCCCGCACGGCAAGACCGACCCCGCGATTGTCCGGGAAATCTTTCGTGTTCGGTTGAAAAACATCTCTCCCTCACAAAGAGAAATCGAAACAATCCTGGAAGCGTATCTTTCCTTTCTGAAGGATGAAGTTCGCCTCTCGCCGGCCTACCGGGTATTGCCCGGCATCATTTCATTGCTCGACCACCTGGTGGCACACGACGGGGCGGCGATGGGCCTCGCGACGGGCAACATTGAAATGGGCGGACGAGTCAAACTCGAGCGCGGCGGGTTGAACCGGTATTTTGACTTTGGTGGATACGGATCTGACGCCGAGGACCGATCCGAACTGGTCCGGAAAGGCGCCGCCCGGGCAGCGCACAAAATCGGCAGGACTTTCCTTGCAGATGACACTTTTGTCATCGGCGACACGCCTCTGGATATCGAGGCAGGGAAGCGCGCGGGATTCAAAACCGTGGGTGTCGCGACCGGCAGCTATTCCGTCGCGCAGTTGCTCGAAGCCGGCGCAACCTTCGCCGTTTCCGACCTCGAAAAAGACCGCGACTACTTCCTACGTTCCACCTTCATGGCGTAA
- a CDS encoding lysophospholipid acyltransferase family protein: MKSWLIGWIGTIAIAVIGRTVRWESEGDSHLDDIYKSGQRAIFTFWHGRIFPSTYYWRNRGIVVMTSMNRDGDAIAQCIRRFGFGAARGSSSRGGFRALAEMAREIRKGHDAAFTIDGPRGPRYVAKQGPVLLAMKTGAAIFCFHISMKHKIQLKSWDEFQIPLPFTRAIVLKAEPIWVPPDASEEVLRNLHQQMQTALDKLRNEGDTRW, translated from the coding sequence TTGAAATCCTGGCTGATCGGCTGGATCGGCACGATAGCGATCGCGGTCATCGGCCGGACCGTCCGGTGGGAATCCGAAGGCGACTCCCACCTCGACGACATTTATAAGTCCGGACAGCGCGCGATTTTTACCTTCTGGCATGGCCGGATCTTTCCCTCCACGTACTATTGGCGGAATCGCGGAATCGTGGTCATGACCAGCATGAATCGGGACGGCGATGCCATCGCCCAGTGCATCCGGCGATTCGGATTCGGCGCCGCCCGCGGCTCCAGTTCCCGCGGCGGCTTTCGCGCGCTGGCCGAGATGGCGCGGGAAATTCGCAAAGGCCACGACGCAGCTTTCACCATTGACGGCCCGCGCGGCCCACGCTATGTCGCGAAACAAGGTCCCGTGCTCCTGGCAATGAAAACCGGCGCCGCGATTTTCTGCTTTCACATTTCGATGAAACACAAGATCCAACTCAAAAGCTGGGACGAGTTTCAGATTCCGTTGCCGTTTACGCGCGCCATTGTGTTGAAGGCAGAACCCATCTGGGTGCCACCCGACGCCTCCGAGGAAGTACTCCGCAACCTCCACCAGCAAATGCAGACGGCCCTTGATAAGTTGAGAAATGAAGGGGATACGCGGTGGTAG
- the moeB gene encoding molybdopterin-synthase adenylyltransferase MoeB, translating into MSDFKQILNDAKRQIKEVSVQEVNEKLNPANGFTLLDVREGDEWEQGHLDQAIFLPRGFLEVKADKELTDKNQPIVVYCAGGTRSALAAKTLQELGYTKVYSMRGGFNEWKNNGFRFVTPEKVRKDQWARYSRHLRIPQVGEKGQLQLLKSKVLLVGAGGLGSPAGVFLAAAGVGTLGLVDYDVVDESNLQRQILHWTSSVGMPKVDSARRTLFEVNPDVKVRTYQLHLDASNILDIFADYDVIVSGSDNFTTAYMVNDAAVLLKKPVAYGSIFQFEGQASTFIPYQGPCFRCLYPEAAPPELAPSCDEAGVLGVLPGTIGLVQATEVIKLLLNIGKPLNGRLLYYDALEMTFRTLKITRNPNCAACGPNAHIDLASIPEFVCSVQTTAKG; encoded by the coding sequence ATGAGCGACTTTAAACAGATTCTGAATGACGCAAAGCGGCAAATTAAGGAAGTTTCCGTTCAGGAAGTTAACGAGAAGTTGAATCCTGCCAATGGTTTCACCCTCCTCGACGTGCGCGAAGGCGACGAATGGGAGCAGGGTCATCTCGATCAGGCCATTTTCCTGCCCCGCGGCTTTCTGGAAGTGAAGGCCGACAAGGAATTGACAGATAAGAATCAGCCGATCGTCGTTTACTGCGCCGGCGGCACCCGCTCCGCGCTCGCGGCCAAAACGCTCCAGGAACTGGGCTACACCAAGGTCTACTCGATGCGCGGCGGTTTCAACGAGTGGAAAAACAACGGCTTCCGGTTCGTTACGCCGGAAAAGGTCCGCAAAGATCAGTGGGCGCGCTACAGCCGCCACCTGCGGATCCCGCAGGTCGGTGAGAAGGGACAACTCCAACTGCTCAAAAGCAAGGTTCTGCTGGTCGGCGCTGGCGGGCTGGGATCGCCGGCCGGTGTCTTCCTTGCGGCGGCCGGAGTGGGAACGCTTGGTCTGGTCGATTATGACGTCGTCGATGAATCCAATCTGCAGCGGCAGATCCTCCATTGGACATCGTCGGTCGGAATGCCGAAGGTCGATTCGGCGCGCCGGACCTTATTTGAAGTGAATCCCGATGTGAAAGTCCGGACATACCAGCTGCATCTGGATGCCTCCAACATTCTCGACATCTTCGCCGACTACGACGTCATCGTCAGCGGCTCCGACAATTTCACGACGGCATACATGGTGAATGACGCCGCGGTGCTGCTGAAGAAGCCGGTCGCCTATGGAAGCATCTTCCAGTTCGAAGGACAGGCCTCGACGTTCATTCCCTATCAGGGACCGTGCTTCCGCTGCCTTTATCCGGAAGCCGCTCCGCCGGAGCTCGCGCCGAGCTGCGATGAAGCCGGAGTGCTGGGCGTGCTGCCGGGCACGATCGGTCTGGTTCAAGCGACCGAAGTGATCAAGCTGTTGCTCAATATCGGAAAGCCGCTGAACGGCCGGTTGCTGTATTACGATGCGCTCGAGATGACGTTCCGCACATTGAAGATCACCCGCAATCCGAACTGCGCGGCGTGCGGACCGAATGCACACATCGACCTGGCGTCGATTCCGGAGTTTGTATGCTCCGTACAGACAACCGCGAAAGGGTGA